The following is a genomic window from Funiculus sociatus GB2-C1.
TTATTTTCAGTAATTCAGTTATTAAACATCGTCTAATGGCATCCCAAAGTTGGGTTTATCAGTCCTAGATTTAAGAACCCATCGATATACCTCAAGGGTTTGCCGAGCTTTAGCATCCCAAGTGAAATGAGTTAAAACGCGATCGCGGGCGCGTTGTCCCATTTCAGTGATAATACTGGGATCAGCAATTAAACGGTTGAGGATTTCACGGAAACGCGCCACAATTTCCGCTCTCGAACCCATTGGAACGGTGTAGCCTGTGGATTTAGTAACAAGTTCGCCGGGACCCCCATAGTCCACTACAATCGGCACCAGCCCCATCATCATTGCCTCAACTACCACAGCACCACCGAACTCACGAATGCTGGGAAACCCCAACAAGTCAGCATTAGCGAGTCGTTCTTGGACGCGGGTGTGTTCCACGTGACCGGAGAGTTCTACACCACTTTCGATTTTCTCCTGCTTGAGGAGTGCCTTGAGCTTGGGCATATCCGGACCGTCACCGACAATCTCCACGGTCAACTCACCCGCCCGAATTAATGGTGCCCCTGCTTCGAGGAGCATATCAGCTCCTTTGTACGGTACAAGACGACCGACAAAGATTGCCTTGAGGGGGCGCGACGCTTGGCGAGTACGTTGCAGGGTGAACCGTTCCGGAGCGATCGCATTTTCCGGAATATACACGCACTTGTCCCGGTACTGGGCAGGAATCTGGTTCCAGGTGGCGCGGGAGCCAATGGCGATCGCACTAGCATATTTTCGAGTAGAGCCGTATCCAGGCAGCAACTTGTACGCCCATCTAATATAAGAAAGCCACTCCTTCTCCTCGCGTCGCGTTGCCTCAAACTCCTTGGGCCAAGGCAAACCGCCATTCAGCGGTCCCAGCACAAAGGGCACTCCTACCCGGTG
Proteins encoded in this region:
- a CDS encoding glycosyltransferase family 4 protein — translated: MEPLTRPRVLLIAESANPDWISVPLVGWLHSRAIAKLSDAHIATQSYNREAFVREGCVEGKDFTAIDTGQVHEPIKRLSSFLRGGNGKGWTTVMALSVFTYYYFEHLIWREFGQQITDGKFDIVHRLTPLSPTIPSLLAQKCHRVGVPFVLGPLNGGLPWPKEFEATRREEKEWLSYIRWAYKLLPGYGSTRKYASAIAIGSRATWNQIPAQYRDKCVYIPENAIAPERFTLQRTRQASRPLKAIFVGRLVPYKGADMLLEAGAPLIRAGELTVEIVGDGPDMPKLKALLKQEKIESGVELSGHVEHTRVQERLANADLLGFPSIREFGGAVVVEAMMMGLVPIVVDYGGPGELVTKSTGYTVPMGSRAEIVARFREILNRLIADPSIITEMGQRARDRVLTHFTWDAKARQTLEVYRWVLKSRTDKPNFGMPLDDV